In Meiothermus ruber DSM 1279, the following proteins share a genomic window:
- the fni gene encoding type 2 isopentenyl-diphosphate Delta-isomerase — MSNATDIQTRKRKHLEVCLREPVAYTRLTTGFERYRLRYRALPELALEEVDLTTRFLGKTLRAPFLIGAMTGGEAHGGRINRALAQAAEQLGVGMMLGSQRVMLEHPQARASFQVRAVAPNTLLVGNLGLVQLNKGYGLEHLEQAVKLVQADALALHINPLQEALQVGGDTDFRGLLDKLRGLLPQLPFPVVLKEVGHGIGREIAQQLAPLPFAALDVAGAGGTSWARVEELVHHGRILHPELVEVGIPTAQALVECRSVLPHQPLIASGGIRNGTEAAKALALGAQVVAVARPLLEPALQGPEAVVAWIKNFLHELRVALFAIGARTPAEALGRIEQVQ, encoded by the coding sequence GTGAGCAATGCGACCGATATTCAAACCCGCAAGCGCAAGCACCTCGAGGTCTGCCTCCGGGAGCCCGTGGCATACACCCGGCTCACCACCGGGTTTGAGCGCTACCGCCTGCGCTACCGGGCGCTGCCCGAGCTGGCGTTGGAGGAAGTAGACCTGACCACCCGGTTTCTGGGCAAAACCCTACGGGCCCCCTTTCTGATCGGGGCCATGACCGGCGGCGAGGCCCACGGGGGGCGCATCAACCGGGCCCTGGCCCAGGCCGCCGAGCAGCTGGGGGTGGGCATGATGCTGGGCAGCCAGCGGGTGATGCTCGAGCACCCCCAGGCCCGCGCCAGCTTCCAAGTGCGCGCAGTAGCCCCCAACACCCTGCTGGTGGGCAACCTGGGGCTGGTGCAGCTCAACAAGGGGTACGGCCTCGAGCACCTCGAGCAGGCGGTCAAACTGGTGCAGGCCGATGCCCTCGCCCTGCACATCAACCCCCTGCAAGAAGCCCTGCAGGTGGGGGGCGACACCGACTTTAGGGGCCTCCTGGATAAGCTGCGGGGCCTGCTGCCCCAGCTACCTTTTCCGGTGGTGCTCAAAGAGGTGGGCCACGGCATCGGGCGGGAAATTGCCCAGCAACTGGCCCCCCTGCCTTTTGCCGCGCTGGACGTGGCCGGCGCCGGCGGCACGAGCTGGGCCCGGGTGGAGGAGCTGGTGCACCACGGGCGCATCCTGCACCCCGAGCTGGTGGAGGTGGGCATCCCCACGGCGCAGGCCCTGGTGGAGTGCCGGAGCGTGCTGCCCCACCAACCCCTCATCGCCTCGGGGGGCATCCGCAACGGCACCGAGGCCGCCAAGGCCCTGGCCCTGGGCGCGCAGGTGGTGGCGGTGGCCCGCCCGCTGCTGGAACCGGCCCTACAGGGCCCCGAGGCGGTGGTGGCATGGATCAAAAACTTCCTGCACGAACTGCGGGTTGCCCTCTTCGCTATCGGGGCCCGCACCCCGGCCGAGGCCCTGGGCCGCATCGAACAGGTGCAGTAA
- a CDS encoding SPOR domain-containing protein: MGWIRANWLDALIFLLVAAIMAGVVFFLVGVNPFSGPQGNPAPPPTAAPQPQTAPATPPPEPQTPAPAQSKPQPQTEPEPVVTLLPVPQAPTTSSSSSKPVPAPPKVTDRSPTSPQPTTRSVAPSSERPSLSADAGGGWRVVVGAFGDRENAERLTTTLRQQGYPVGLEAAGNLTRVWVGPYSTQDRARAVAGTLEQYQPQVGRVPTPTPRAETTPEAGRYLQVGAFRKAQSAQAVIEAVRQAGYPVVLVEEGGLVKVRVGPLEDTTAAATDLRARGLEVLEVR; encoded by the coding sequence ATGGGTTGGATTCGAGCAAACTGGTTGGATGCGCTGATCTTCCTCTTGGTTGCAGCCATTATGGCAGGTGTGGTGTTCTTTTTGGTCGGGGTTAATCCGTTTAGCGGCCCGCAGGGGAATCCGGCCCCCCCACCAACCGCTGCACCCCAACCCCAGACGGCCCCTGCAACCCCACCGCCCGAGCCACAAACCCCAGCTCCAGCTCAATCGAAGCCCCAGCCCCAGACCGAGCCCGAGCCTGTGGTAACGCTCCTACCTGTTCCACAAGCCCCCACCACCTCATCCTCGAGCAGCAAGCCCGTTCCGGCCCCTCCCAAGGTGACGGATCGCAGCCCCACAAGCCCACAACCAACAACCCGTTCCGTTGCTCCAAGCAGCGAGCGCCCGAGCCTAAGCGCCGATGCAGGGGGCGGTTGGCGGGTGGTGGTGGGCGCCTTTGGCGACCGCGAAAACGCCGAACGCCTGACCACAACCCTGCGCCAGCAGGGATACCCGGTGGGCCTCGAGGCCGCCGGCAACCTCACCCGGGTCTGGGTGGGCCCTTACAGCACCCAGGATCGGGCCCGCGCCGTTGCTGGCACCCTCGAGCAGTACCAGCCCCAGGTGGGCCGGGTTCCGACCCCTACACCCCGCGCAGAAACCACTCCAGAGGCTGGCCGCTACCTTCAGGTAGGGGCTTTCCGCAAGGCCCAGAGCGCCCAGGCGGTTATCGAGGCCGTGCGGCAGGCCGGCTACCCGGTGGTGCTGGTGGAGGAAGGCGGCCTGGTCAAGGTTCGGGTCGGCCCCCTCGAGGACACCACCGCGGCGGCTACCGATTTGCGGGCCCGGGGCCTCGAGGTTCTGGAGGTTCGCTAG
- a CDS encoding Glu/Leu/Phe/Val family dehydrogenase, whose amino-acid sequence MPLRNAYRPPGDSSLWDSFLRRLETTIQVARIHPATIQYLTHPKRIVGVSLPVVMDDGGVRNFTAYRVIHNIARGPALGGVRYHPEVGLGQTCGMAAWMTLKSAVFGLPFGGSAGGVVVEPAKLSRRELERLSRRYVTELIELIGPDEDVLAPDVGTNATVMAWFQDTFTMTRGQTTLSAVTGKPTPLGGVAVRDEGGGQGLVYTLADLARAKGWPLDGASIAIQGFGQVGSAVARYAVREGLKVVAVSTSRGGVYNPEGLDVAALEQHYALHGHLEGFPEAKFITNHELLTLKVNYLVPAAIEGVIHEHNARQIAAEVVIEGANGAITPEAEYLLKLQGVQVVPDILANGGGLVLSYLEWVQDLSMLFFEEAEVQQKLREFIHQSLQAVLERAKPLQGDLRAGAYALALERINEATRLRGVYP is encoded by the coding sequence ATGCCACTCAGAAACGCCTACCGCCCCCCTGGCGACTCGAGCCTGTGGGATAGTTTTTTGCGCCGCCTCGAGACCACCATCCAGGTAGCCAGGATTCACCCCGCCACCATCCAGTACCTGACCCACCCCAAGCGCATCGTAGGGGTCTCGCTACCGGTGGTCATGGACGACGGAGGGGTGCGCAACTTTACGGCCTACCGGGTCATTCACAACATCGCCCGCGGCCCGGCCCTCGGAGGGGTGCGCTACCACCCCGAGGTGGGGCTGGGCCAGACCTGCGGCATGGCCGCCTGGATGACCCTTAAATCGGCGGTGTTTGGCCTGCCGTTTGGCGGCTCGGCTGGGGGCGTGGTGGTAGAACCCGCCAAGCTCTCCAGGCGGGAGCTCGAGCGCCTTTCGCGCCGTTATGTGACCGAGCTCATCGAGCTCATCGGCCCGGACGAAGACGTCCTGGCCCCCGATGTGGGCACCAACGCCACCGTGATGGCCTGGTTCCAGGACACCTTCACCATGACCCGCGGCCAGACCACCCTCAGCGCCGTGACCGGCAAGCCCACCCCGCTGGGGGGGGTGGCCGTGCGGGACGAGGGCGGTGGGCAGGGGCTGGTGTACACCCTGGCCGACCTGGCCCGGGCCAAGGGCTGGCCGCTGGACGGCGCCAGCATAGCCATCCAGGGTTTTGGACAGGTGGGCAGCGCCGTGGCCCGGTACGCCGTCAGGGAAGGGCTGAAGGTGGTGGCGGTCTCCACCAGCCGGGGCGGGGTGTACAACCCTGAGGGGCTGGATGTGGCGGCCCTCGAGCAGCACTATGCCCTGCACGGCCACCTCGAGGGCTTCCCCGAGGCCAAATTCATCACCAACCACGAGTTGCTCACGCTCAAGGTCAACTACCTGGTTCCCGCGGCCATCGAGGGCGTAATTCACGAGCACAATGCCCGGCAAATTGCCGCCGAGGTGGTGATCGAGGGGGCCAACGGGGCCATCACCCCCGAGGCCGAGTACCTGCTCAAGCTGCAAGGTGTTCAGGTGGTGCCCGACATCCTGGCCAACGGCGGAGGCCTGGTGCTCTCGTACCTCGAGTGGGTACAGGATCTCTCGATGCTTTTCTTCGAAGAGGCAGAAGTGCAGCAAAAGCTGCGGGAGTTTATCCACCAGAGCTTGCAGGCGGTGCTCGAGCGGGCAAAGCCCCTCCAGGGCGACCTGCGGGCCGGTGCGTATGCCCTGGCCCTCGAGCGCATCAACGAGGCCACCCGCCTGCGGGGGGTGTATCCATAA
- a CDS encoding redox-sensing transcriptional repressor Rex codes for MAKVPSAAISRLVTYLRILEDLEARGINRTSSEQLAEEAQVTAFQVRKDLSYFGSYGTRGVGYTVQVLRRELRQILGLNRRWGLCIVGMGRLGQAIADYPGFSEIFELRGLFDRDPSKITTTFRGLQVESMDNLPRAIAERRIEFGLLAVPADSAQAVADRLVESGIKGILNFAPAVLEVPKEVAVENVDFLTGLSRLSFFVLNPKWREEMIG; via the coding sequence ATGGCTAAAGTACCCAGTGCGGCCATCTCCCGCCTGGTCACTTATCTGCGGATTTTGGAAGACCTCGAGGCCCGGGGGATCAACCGCACCTCCTCCGAACAACTGGCCGAGGAGGCCCAGGTCACCGCCTTTCAGGTGCGCAAAGACCTCTCGTACTTCGGCAGCTACGGCACGCGGGGGGTGGGCTACACGGTGCAGGTTTTGCGCCGGGAGCTCCGGCAAATTCTGGGCCTGAACCGCCGCTGGGGCCTCTGCATTGTGGGCATGGGCCGCCTGGGCCAGGCCATCGCCGACTACCCCGGCTTCAGCGAGATCTTCGAGCTAAGGGGCCTGTTCGACCGCGACCCCTCCAAAATTACCACCACCTTCCGGGGTTTGCAGGTCGAAAGCATGGATAACCTGCCGCGGGCCATAGCCGAAAGGCGCATCGAATTCGGCCTTCTGGCGGTTCCTGCAGATTCGGCCCAGGCAGTGGCCGATCGTCTGGTAGAGTCAGGTATCAAGGGCATCCTGAACTTCGCTCCAGCAGTTCTGGAGGTGCCCAAGGAAGTCGCGGTGGAGAACGTAGATTTTCTCACCGGACTGAGCAGGCTCTCGTTCTTCGTCTTAAACCCCAAATGGAGAGAGGAGATGATCGGATGA
- a CDS encoding acyl-CoA thioesterase — protein sequence MSEARTLELVFPEHANPGGNAFGGFVLGLMDKVGSYAAIRHARKRCVTVRVGEVVFEVPIKVGDLLEVVAKVVRVGRTSLTVEVEVYRENLREPKVLATKGNLTYVAVDEHGKPTPVEG from the coding sequence ATGAGCGAAGCCCGCACCCTGGAATTGGTTTTTCCCGAGCACGCCAACCCCGGCGGCAATGCTTTTGGCGGTTTTGTTCTGGGTCTGATGGATAAGGTGGGCTCCTATGCAGCCATCCGCCACGCCCGCAAGCGCTGCGTGACGGTGCGGGTGGGCGAGGTGGTGTTCGAGGTGCCCATTAAGGTAGGCGACCTGCTGGAGGTGGTGGCCAAAGTCGTGCGGGTCGGTCGCACCTCGCTCACGGTCGAGGTCGAGGTGTACCGCGAGAACCTACGCGAGCCCAAGGTGCTGGCTACCAAAGGCAACCTCACCTATGTGGCGGTGGACGAGCATGGCAAGCCCACACCCGTCGAGGGGTAG
- a CDS encoding disulfide bond formation protein B yields MQTQSTPLDRNALLLAFAWLVALVATLGSLYYSEVRNFIPCTLCWYQRIAMYPLVLILGLATWRNDVHIRPYALTLSLVGLFWSSYHLLELWVPGLAPNVCKGPIPCNVEYIPSFPIPLQAGIAFTLISLALFLLRPTRRS; encoded by the coding sequence ATGCAGACCCAATCCACCCCGCTCGACAGAAACGCGCTCTTACTGGCCTTTGCCTGGCTGGTGGCGCTGGTCGCCACCCTGGGCAGCCTCTACTATTCCGAGGTGCGCAACTTTATCCCCTGCACCCTGTGCTGGTACCAGCGCATCGCCATGTATCCCCTGGTATTGATCCTGGGCCTCGCCACCTGGCGCAACGACGTTCATATCCGGCCCTATGCCCTCACCCTGTCGCTGGTGGGCCTGTTCTGGAGCAGCTACCACCTTCTGGAGCTATGGGTGCCGGGCCTGGCCCCCAACGTCTGTAAAGGCCCCATTCCCTGCAACGTGGAGTACATTCCCAGCTTCCCCATCCCGCTGCAGGCTGGTATCGCTTTCACGCTTATCTCGCTGGCGCTGTTTTTGCTGCGCCCCACCCGGCGTTCGTAG
- a CDS encoding tetratricopeptide repeat protein, translating to MKQLLCAALLFVSLSWAQQSQPPAIEQTLQQAQAALEAGRLNEAVQGFEAVIARDFTNYSAHFGLGLALYRLGDLRGAAFEFTQLTVLDPNRFEGWFNLGVVRDRQGQAAEAAEAFGKAIEVGEKAGLGLNELKPAYIGQVKALRTQGQHEAAATAARKALEKASGDLELTSLLADSLVKANKPLEALPVLYQILAKDPANTQAVSQIADIYMAQGLPLRALREIDRGLEAAKDNAVRAQLLLKKSTLQQGREQQATLQEAVRLDPKLWAAHYNLGVARLRDGNARGALESFQNAYAQNPDEPRVLLGLATTHDRLGQAAEAARFAEMAAKASQGTDRLEALFLQGKSAYTLRRYSEAAELLSQVTQQKADNAEAWFFLGVAQFNLKDYAAAAESLEKAQALAPSAATAANLGAALYSAGRYSDAERVLSQAVTLDGRNAVAWYNLGLTLRSLGRVAEARRAWQRSADLGYAPARDLLR from the coding sequence ATGAAACAACTTTTGTGCGCGGCGCTTCTATTTGTTTCGCTGAGCTGGGCGCAACAAAGCCAGCCTCCTGCGATAGAGCAGACCCTGCAGCAGGCCCAGGCCGCCCTCGAGGCCGGGCGTCTGAACGAGGCCGTGCAGGGTTTTGAAGCTGTGATTGCTCGCGACTTCACCAACTACAGCGCGCACTTCGGACTGGGGCTGGCCCTATACCGCCTGGGTGATTTGCGGGGGGCAGCCTTCGAGTTCACCCAGCTCACCGTTCTCGACCCCAACCGCTTTGAGGGCTGGTTCAACCTGGGGGTGGTGCGCGACCGCCAGGGCCAGGCCGCCGAGGCCGCCGAGGCCTTTGGCAAGGCCATCGAGGTGGGCGAGAAGGCTGGCCTTGGCCTCAACGAGCTCAAACCGGCCTATATAGGCCAGGTTAAGGCCCTGCGCACCCAGGGCCAGCATGAGGCCGCTGCAACTGCTGCCCGCAAGGCGCTGGAAAAAGCCTCTGGCGACCTCGAGCTGACCTCGCTGCTGGCCGATAGCCTGGTCAAAGCCAACAAGCCCCTCGAGGCCCTACCCGTGCTGTACCAGATTCTAGCCAAAGACCCGGCCAACACCCAGGCCGTCTCGCAGATTGCCGATATCTACATGGCCCAGGGCCTGCCCCTGCGGGCCCTGCGGGAGATCGACCGAGGGCTGGAGGCCGCCAAAGACAACGCCGTGCGGGCCCAATTGCTGCTCAAGAAATCCACCCTGCAGCAGGGCCGTGAGCAGCAGGCCACCCTGCAGGAGGCCGTCCGCCTCGACCCCAAACTGTGGGCGGCGCACTACAACCTGGGTGTGGCCCGCCTGCGCGATGGCAACGCCCGGGGGGCGCTGGAGTCCTTCCAGAACGCCTATGCCCAGAACCCCGACGAGCCCAGGGTGCTGCTGGGTTTGGCCACCACCCACGACCGCCTGGGCCAGGCCGCTGAAGCCGCCCGCTTCGCCGAAATGGCCGCCAAAGCCAGCCAGGGTACCGACCGGCTCGAGGCCCTGTTCCTGCAAGGCAAGTCTGCATACACCCTGCGCCGCTACAGCGAGGCAGCCGAGTTGCTGTCACAGGTAACCCAGCAAAAAGCCGATAACGCCGAGGCCTGGTTCTTTCTGGGGGTTGCGCAGTTCAACCTGAAGGACTATGCCGCCGCCGCCGAATCGCTGGAAAAAGCCCAGGCCCTGGCCCCTAGCGCCGCCACCGCGGCCAACCTCGGGGCTGCGCTCTACTCGGCGGGAAGGTACTCCGATGCCGAGCGGGTGCTCTCCCAGGCGGTAACCCTGGATGGCCGCAACGCGGTGGCCTGGTACAACCTGGGCCTCACCCTGCGCTCGCTGGGCCGCGTGGCCGAAGCCCGACGGGCCTGGCAGCGCTCCGCCGACCTGGGTTACGCCCCAGCCCGCGATTTATTGCGGTAG
- a CDS encoding polyprenyl synthetase family protein encodes MSIKDFTPDLPTLLEAFELRLREVVRSEVEFVRLIEEDLVTAGGKRVRPRLVFLASNALGGVPYAMELALAVELLHSASLLHDDLVDDAETRRGKEAAFRKYGNAVSVLSGDYLLSRLMALLAQTGRMELVAMFAETARQLSEAEVLQFQVAALHDYSLENYERIIDGKTASVMRVACEGAAVLGDAPPAEREALARFGSFYGQAFQMRDDYLDLMGTAEVLGKPAGGDVREGKVTLITLRLLEAYPEEVGAIFKRRAAKPGDIARLQELAVRSGADLEVTEAIAARVDRAIAALRALPHSAYRDELEALARRELVRIK; translated from the coding sequence ATGAGCATCAAGGACTTTACCCCCGACCTACCCACCTTGCTAGAAGCCTTTGAACTACGCCTGCGCGAGGTGGTGCGCTCGGAGGTGGAGTTCGTCCGGCTCATTGAAGAAGACCTGGTCACCGCAGGGGGCAAGCGGGTGCGCCCCCGGCTGGTTTTTTTGGCCAGCAACGCCCTGGGGGGGGTGCCCTATGCCATGGAGCTGGCCCTGGCGGTGGAGCTTTTGCACTCGGCCTCGCTCCTGCACGACGACCTGGTAGACGACGCCGAGACCCGGCGCGGCAAGGAAGCCGCCTTTCGCAAATACGGCAACGCGGTCTCGGTGCTCTCGGGCGACTACCTACTCTCGCGGCTGATGGCCTTGCTGGCCCAGACCGGGCGCATGGAGCTGGTGGCCATGTTCGCCGAGACCGCCCGGCAGCTCTCCGAGGCCGAGGTGCTGCAGTTTCAGGTGGCCGCCTTGCACGACTACTCGCTGGAAAACTACGAGCGCATCATTGATGGCAAAACCGCCTCGGTGATGCGGGTGGCCTGCGAGGGGGCTGCGGTGCTGGGGGATGCGCCCCCGGCAGAGCGCGAGGCCCTGGCCCGTTTTGGCTCGTTCTATGGCCAGGCCTTTCAGATGCGCGACGACTATCTGGACTTGATGGGCACAGCCGAGGTGCTGGGCAAGCCCGCAGGCGGGGATGTGCGCGAGGGCAAGGTGACCCTAATCACCCTGCGGCTTCTGGAGGCCTACCCCGAAGAGGTCGGGGCCATCTTCAAGCGCCGGGCCGCCAAACCGGGGGATATCGCCCGTCTGCAGGAGCTGGCGGTGCGTTCGGGGGCCGACCTCGAGGTCACCGAGGCCATCGCCGCCCGGGTGGATCGGGCCATCGCTGCCTTGCGAGCCCTTCCCCACTCGGCTTACCGCGATGAGCTCGAGGCCCTGGCCCGGCGCGAGCTGGTGCGGATTAAGTAG
- a CDS encoding 2-hydroxyacid dehydrogenase gives MIVLVPEAVEARLLQGFPEGVEIAFLPKEGPLSEKALQAEFAVAPYGGARRFFAELPNLKELKVVQTLTAGVDWILPYLPPGLVLCDAAGVHDIPVSEWIVAAILSAIKRFPEFRDAQHEQRWAYRWVDDLEGSTVLFLGYGSIARATEERLAPFGVSFLRVARTARPGVHTWAELPELLPKADVIVNLLPYTPQTDKLVGAAQLALMKPGVLFVNAGRGKTVDQEALVEAIRAQRVRLVTDVTAPEPLPEGHPLWSLPEVFLTPHIAGSTPKLFERGFRLVREQVARYLRGEPLLNVVTDGY, from the coding sequence ATGATCGTACTGGTTCCCGAAGCGGTGGAGGCCCGGTTGCTGCAGGGTTTTCCGGAAGGGGTGGAGATCGCTTTTTTGCCCAAAGAGGGGCCTCTGTCGGAGAAGGCCCTCCAGGCCGAGTTCGCGGTGGCCCCTTATGGCGGGGCCCGGCGCTTCTTCGCCGAGCTCCCCAACCTCAAAGAGCTCAAGGTGGTGCAGACCCTCACCGCCGGGGTGGACTGGATTCTGCCCTACCTGCCCCCCGGCCTGGTGCTGTGTGACGCTGCCGGCGTGCACGACATTCCGGTCTCGGAGTGGATTGTGGCTGCGATACTGAGCGCCATCAAGCGCTTTCCCGAGTTCCGCGATGCTCAGCACGAGCAGCGCTGGGCCTACCGCTGGGTGGACGACCTCGAGGGCTCCACCGTGCTCTTCCTGGGCTATGGCTCCATCGCCAGAGCCACCGAGGAGCGCCTGGCTCCTTTTGGGGTCTCGTTCCTGCGGGTGGCCCGCACGGCCCGCCCGGGCGTGCACACCTGGGCCGAGCTGCCCGAGCTGCTCCCAAAGGCCGATGTGATCGTAAACCTGCTGCCCTACACACCGCAGACCGATAAGCTCGTGGGGGCAGCCCAGTTGGCCCTGATGAAGCCGGGGGTGCTGTTTGTGAATGCGGGGCGGGGCAAAACCGTAGACCAGGAGGCCCTGGTGGAGGCCATCCGGGCCCAGCGGGTGCGCCTGGTCACCGATGTGACCGCCCCCGAGCCCCTACCCGAAGGACACCCGCTGTGGTCGCTGCCGGAGGTTTTTCTCACCCCCCACATCGCCGGCTCCACCCCCAAGCTGTTCGAGCGGGGCTTCCGGCTGGTGCGGGAGCAGGTGGCGCGCTACCTGCGGGGTGAGCCCCTGCTCAACGTGGTGACCGATGGCTATTGA
- the ftsY gene encoding signal recognition particle-docking protein FtsY, producing the protein MSWLQRLKEGLSKTRDNLVKAIPWGEDPEAVLEELEFALIAADVGVEATQEVLEEVRQSGKKDLREALKQALTVQLEPDRFRAKIRKAGFNPNAKKSTVEPAGKVILMVGVNGVGKTTTIAKLGQYYQSKGRSVMFCAGDTFRAAGGAQLGLWGERLGIPVIQGPEGSDPAALAFDAASARKARGLDLLLVDTAGRLHTKHNLMEELAKVKRSIAKADPGEPGEVWLVLDAVTGQNGLEQAKKFHQTVGLTGVIVTKLDGTAKGGVLVPIVRTLGVPIKFIGVGEKADDLQPFDAGEFVEALLGA; encoded by the coding sequence ATGAGTTGGCTGCAACGCCTCAAAGAAGGCCTGAGTAAAACCCGCGACAACCTGGTCAAAGCCATCCCCTGGGGCGAAGACCCCGAGGCGGTGTTGGAGGAGCTCGAGTTCGCCCTGATTGCCGCCGATGTGGGGGTGGAGGCCACCCAGGAAGTTCTGGAGGAGGTGCGTCAGTCGGGCAAAAAAGACCTGCGCGAGGCGCTAAAGCAGGCCCTCACGGTGCAGCTCGAGCCCGACCGCTTCCGGGCCAAAATCCGCAAGGCGGGCTTCAACCCCAACGCTAAAAAATCCACCGTGGAGCCCGCCGGCAAGGTGATTCTGATGGTGGGGGTCAACGGGGTGGGCAAGACCACCACCATCGCCAAGCTGGGGCAGTACTACCAGAGCAAGGGCAGAAGCGTGATGTTCTGCGCCGGCGACACCTTCCGGGCCGCGGGCGGGGCCCAGCTCGGGCTGTGGGGGGAACGGCTGGGCATCCCGGTGATTCAGGGGCCGGAGGGTTCCGACCCCGCCGCCCTGGCCTTCGACGCGGCCTCGGCCCGCAAGGCCCGGGGCCTGGATCTGCTGCTGGTGGACACCGCCGGGCGGCTGCACACCAAGCACAACCTGATGGAGGAGCTGGCCAAGGTCAAGCGCTCCATCGCCAAGGCCGACCCCGGCGAGCCCGGTGAGGTCTGGCTGGTGCTGGACGCGGTCACGGGGCAGAACGGCCTCGAGCAGGCCAAAAAGTTCCACCAGACCGTGGGCCTGACCGGGGTGATCGTCACCAAGCTGGACGGCACCGCCAAGGGGGGGGTGCTGGTGCCCATCGTGCGTACGCTGGGCGTGCCCATCAAGTTTATCGGGGTGGGCGAGAAAGCCGACGACCTGCAACCCTTCGACGCCGGCGAGTTTGTGGAGGCTCTGCTGGGCGCATGA
- a CDS encoding L-threonylcarbamoyladenylate synthase: MVVPPTPENLERAAQIIRSGGLVAFPTETVYGLGANALDARAAARIFEAKQRPSFDPLIVHVADRGMLQKVVQEVPALAERLMERFWPGPLTLVLPRSERVPGLVTSGLPTVAVRMPAHPVAQELIRRAGLPLAAPSANPFGYLSPTRAEHVERMLGGRVDLILDGGRTEFGVESTIVLLAEKPTVLRYGAVAVEELERVLGRLELQVGAREKPLVPGQLPQHYAPHTPIRIAPPSEIPLGLRKRVGYLAFQEVPKGFKVVKVLSPTGSLLEAAAHLFEALHQLDRLGLEAIYAEPIPEVGLGRAIMDRLRRASSA, encoded by the coding sequence ATGGTTGTACCGCCCACCCCCGAAAACCTCGAGCGCGCCGCCCAGATTATCCGCAGTGGTGGGCTGGTGGCTTTTCCGACCGAGACCGTTTACGGCCTGGGGGCCAATGCCCTGGACGCCCGGGCCGCGGCCAGAATCTTTGAGGCTAAACAGCGCCCCAGCTTCGACCCACTGATCGTCCATGTGGCCGATCGGGGGATGCTGCAAAAGGTGGTACAGGAGGTTCCAGCGCTGGCCGAGCGGCTGATGGAGCGCTTCTGGCCGGGCCCCCTCACGCTGGTGCTGCCCAGGTCGGAGCGGGTGCCAGGCCTCGTGACCTCGGGGCTCCCGACGGTGGCGGTGCGCATGCCGGCCCACCCGGTGGCCCAGGAGCTGATCCGGCGGGCTGGCCTGCCGCTGGCCGCGCCCAGCGCCAATCCCTTTGGCTACCTGAGCCCCACCCGGGCGGAACACGTCGAGCGGATGCTGGGGGGGCGGGTGGATCTGATCCTGGATGGGGGGCGAACCGAGTTTGGGGTAGAGTCCACCATTGTTTTGCTAGCCGAGAAACCCACCGTGCTGCGCTATGGTGCGGTGGCGGTGGAGGAGCTGGAGAGGGTGCTGGGTAGGCTGGAGCTGCAGGTGGGGGCGCGGGAAAAACCCCTGGTTCCGGGCCAGTTGCCCCAGCACTACGCGCCCCATACCCCCATTCGCATCGCCCCGCCCAGCGAGATACCCCTGGGCCTTCGCAAGCGGGTGGGCTACCTGGCTTTTCAGGAAGTGCCCAAGGGGTTCAAGGTGGTTAAGGTGCTGTCTCCAACTGGCAGCTTGCTGGAGGCTGCCGCCCATCTGTTTGAAGCGCTGCACCAGCTCGACCGGCTGGGCCTGGAGGCCATTTACGCGGAGCCGATCCCCGAGGTGGGGCTGGGAAGGGCCATTATGGATCGGCTGCGCAGGGCCTCGAGCGCCTAG